A genomic window from Bdellovibrio sp. SKB1291214 includes:
- a CDS encoding type IV pilus twitching motility protein PilT — MATIDELFKLMVEQGASDLHVTSGAAPYLRLHGNMVPLNYRELSNQDVQGLIFEILSEKQKKAFVEKWELDFAYTLPGVGRFRCNVFMQRKGLGAVMRIIPEKIKTAQELGVPPAVLDMIDCDRGLILVTGPTGSGKSTTLAAMIHQINLTREAHIITVEDPIEFVHPNIKSLVNQREVGSHTKTFANALKAALREDPDILLVGELRDLETIGLALTAAETGHIVFGTLHTNSAAKTIDRIIDVFPAGQQAQIRTMLAESLRGVVAQTLFSRADGQGRVAAYEIMRNTKAISNLIREGKFHQVASAMQTGSSQGMILFEKYIEDLVRKGKVSAADAKTFLGQSSADTAIQTMAGGTKAKTG, encoded by the coding sequence ATGGCAACGATTGATGAACTGTTTAAACTCATGGTTGAGCAAGGCGCTTCCGACTTGCACGTAACGAGCGGTGCCGCACCCTATCTGCGCCTGCACGGTAACATGGTTCCGTTGAATTACCGCGAACTTTCTAATCAAGACGTTCAAGGTCTGATCTTCGAAATACTGTCCGAGAAACAAAAAAAGGCCTTCGTTGAAAAGTGGGAGCTGGATTTTGCCTATACTCTTCCAGGTGTTGGGCGTTTCCGTTGCAACGTGTTCATGCAGCGTAAGGGCCTTGGCGCAGTTATGCGTATCATTCCTGAAAAAATTAAAACCGCGCAAGAACTTGGAGTTCCTCCAGCGGTATTAGATATGATTGATTGTGACCGTGGTTTGATTTTGGTTACGGGTCCCACGGGTTCTGGTAAATCCACAACTCTTGCGGCAATGATCCATCAAATCAATCTAACTCGTGAAGCTCACATTATCACGGTGGAAGATCCGATCGAGTTCGTGCATCCCAATATTAAATCATTGGTAAATCAACGTGAAGTTGGTAGCCATACTAAAACTTTCGCAAATGCACTAAAAGCTGCACTCCGTGAAGACCCGGATATCTTGCTGGTGGGTGAGTTGCGTGACTTGGAAACGATCGGTTTGGCGTTAACTGCTGCGGAAACAGGTCACATCGTGTTTGGTACTCTACATACCAACAGTGCTGCGAAAACTATTGACCGTATCATCGACGTGTTTCCTGCGGGACAACAAGCTCAGATCAGAACCATGCTTGCAGAATCTTTGCGCGGAGTTGTCGCGCAAACTCTGTTCTCGCGTGCGGATGGTCAAGGTCGTGTCGCTGCTTACGAAATCATGCGTAATACAAAAGCCATTTCGAATTTGATTCGTGAAGGTAAATTCCATCAGGTGGCATCTGCGATGCAAACAGGTTCAAGTCAAGGTATGATCTTGTTTGAGAAATACATCGAAGACTTGGTTCGCAAAGGAAAAGTGTCTGCTGCCGATGCTAAGACATTCCTGGGTCAATCCAGCGCCGACACTGCAATACAAACGATGGCTGGCGGAACAAAAGCAAAAACTGGCTAA